Below is a window of Rhodoglobus vestalii DNA.
TTCCTCGACGAGTACTATCCGATTGCTGCACCGTGGGAGTTGCCCGAAGCGGAGTAGTCGGGTCGTTTTAGACCCGAACAATGCTGGGGACAACGCGCGGGTTCGTCGCGGGCGCGATCGTGATGTTGTGCTGAGCCAGTATTGCCGCAGTCTGTTCTGGGGTCACGTAGGAGAGGCTGTCGTATTCGCCGAGGGGTACCACCGAGTGCAGCACGGTTTCGTCGTACACGTGGACCAGGTTGAACGATTGTGCGCCATCCCGGCTTCGACTGCCGCCGACCGCAACGTTGAGATCTTGGGTGTAGCAGGTTGCTGAGGCAACTGAGACGGGGATGCCGGCGAAGGTTGCGGTGGTTGAGTAGTGCAGGTGGCCGGCGATGATGCTGCGGATGTCGCTGCCGCGAATTACGGCCGCAAGATCTTGTTGCGCCCGCAGTTCGACGGTCACGGCAAGGTCGAGCATGCTGGGCACCGGGGGGTGGTGCATGGCGAGGATGGTGCCGTGGGGTGCCGGGGTGGCGAGCACGTTGTGTAGCCACAGCAGTTGGGCATCCGAAATGTGTCCGTAGTGGTGGCCGGGCACTGTGGAGTCGAGGGTGATGATGCGCAACCCGTTGATGTCGATGACGCGGTCGATGGGGTCTTCGCTCGCCGGCTCATCAAGCATCACGGTCGCGAAGGTGCTGCGGTCATCGTGGTTGCCCATGACCCACACAACCTCAGCGCCTAGGCGCTCTGCGGCGGGTTCCACGATTGCCTTCAGTAACCGGTAGGCGTCGGGTTCACCTTTGTCGGCAAGGTCGCCCGTGAAGATGATCGCTTCGGGTCGGGACCCGGACGCTTCGAGTTCGGAGAACAGTTTCTGTAGCTTCACCTCGCTATCAAGGGTGTTGTACAGCTTTCGTTCGCCCGCAAGAAAGTGTGTGTCACTCAGGTGCAACAAAAAGTGTTCGGGTCGTGGGTATTGCGACTCGTAGCCGGTCATACGGATAGTCCAGCACCTCAAGGTGGATGCGCGGTGAACATTCTGCGGCGCGTTGCGGCGTGTGCCCCGTTTTGGGCGGAATCCCGGGGGTGGCGTAACCCGATTTGGGGGCGTGTCCGCCACGGGCGGAAACGAAACCGGTCTCGGGATGCCTGGTTGGGCGCCCAGTGGCATCCCCGCTTGGGGGCCGTGGAGAATTCCGCAAACGAGTTAGCCTCGAAGTAGTGCGTTCGGAGCAGCATTTTTGGGGGACGGATGATCGAAAATACTGGGGCTGAGCGAACTCAGGTGCCACCGACGTTCACGCTGGAGGACCGCCCTGCGGCATATTCTGTGATTGCGGAGCTCCTGCGCCTGCAAGCTGAAGTCGCGCCGCGCACTGCTCTGAAGCGTTTTTTTGGCGTGCGTCCCCTGCATGCGGATGCTGCGAGCTGGTTCTCCGGCGCCCACGGCGAGCTGAAGGTGGGGGCGTTGCTCTCACGCCTCGGCACCGAGTGGACGGTGCTCCATGCGGTTCCGGCGGGCACGGGCGATAGCGATATCGACCATGTGGCGATCGGCCCGGCAGGTGTGTTCACGATCAACACGAAGCGTCATCGGGGACAAAAAATCTGGGTTGGCAACCACGTGCTGATGGTTGGAGGTCACAAGACCGACCACTTGCGCAACTCTCGCCATGAGGCGGCCCGTGCTGCCGAACGTCTCACCGCAGCGGCGGGCATACCCGTTGACGTGCACCCCATCGTGGCGATCGTTGATGCAGCACCTTTCACCGTGAAGCAGTCACCCAGCGAGGTCAGTGTCATGGATGCTCGTTCTCTGCGGCGTTGGCTCAAACGCCGTAAAGCTCTCCTCGACCCTGAAACGGTGCAGCGCATCTCGGACGCGGCCATGGACTCGCGAATCTGGCACGCCGCGCCGGATCTCACCGTCGACCCCACCTATCTCGAGCGCTTTCACGCGCTCAACCGCGAAGTAAATCGCGCAAGAATCGCAAGGGTTCTCTGGGCTCTCGCGGTGATGATCGGTATCGGTTTCGTGGCGGTTGTTTATGTGATCCCCGTGCTGACGTCTGTGCTGGTCGCTGCAATTACCGGAGCTTGATGCAGCACGATACCGAACCAGGTGAGCCTCTAGCTAGTCGCGCCAGCTGTGCTGCGCCACCCAGCCGAGCAACCGCTCGGCCTTCGCGGTCGACGTGAGTGACAGATTTACGCCGAGCTCGCCGCGAATCTCGACGCCGGGAAACACTTCTGCAACGAGCTCTGCATTCGACCGCGACATGACGGTGTCGGCGGCGAAGATGTTGAAGACGTCATAGCCGGGGCGGGAGGTTTCCAGGGCCAAACGGATAGCGTTGGCGCCGTCGCGGGCGTCGATGTAACCCCACAGATTCCAAGACCGCTGCCGGGCATCCGCATCGAAGCTCGGGAACTCGGCGTAGTCGGCCGGGTCCATCACATTCGAGAAGCGCAGCGCAGTGACGCTGAGCGACGGATCCCAGCGCACAAACTTCTGCGCCATCTGCTCCTCAAGGTGCTTCACCATCGAATAGGTCGACTCGGGGCGCGTCTCATACTCCTCATCGAGCGGGATGTACGGCGGGGAAGTCTCAAACGGCAATCCGAGCACAGTCTCACTCGACGCATACGCAATAGTGCGGATACCCAAACGCTTGCACGCCTGAAACACATTGAACGTGGCATTCATGTTGTTGTGGAACGTCGCCACATCTGACCAGAGACCGGGCGCAGGAATCGCACCGAGGTGGGCAACGGCATCCACACCCTCATGACGGTCATTGACGCCGGCGAGAGCGTCCACTACTTGGCCGTAATCGGTGAGGTCAACGTAAGTGAACTGGGTGCGATCAGGGCCAGCCATATCGAGCACCGTCACCGTGTGACCGGCAGCACGAAGTCCGGCAACCGTGGCGCGACCCAGCTTGCCGTTGCCGCCCGTAACGGCGATACGAAGGGGAGTGGATGTCATGGTGGGCTCCTTTTGTGATGTGCCCGCATACCGGACTAGACAATATCACCGAGCGTAGTCCTGCCGAAGGTCCTGTTCACTCGGTCCCGAAGTGCGACTCGTCGGCAAGGAGGTTAGCAAACAACGCAGCCGGAATGTCGGCACTCCTTACGTTTTTGCCCTGATAAACGGCGTGATTAGGCGAACAAAGAATGCACCCAGTTAGATGTGATGCCTGTTTTTTAGGAATGAATTGCTGGAACACCTGTGGGCCTTCACGGGCTTATTGAAACTCACGTCGTCCCCGGCCTCGCCGCAATCCATTTCCCGGGCCTTAGACCGAGAGCTAGGAAGCAACGATTCACTCGCCTAGCTCTTGTTTAGATCCGATTTGAACGAGGTTCGATACTCACGAGCACTTCTGGGAGTCTTTGTTTTCGTGCGATCAACAGAAGAGCGCG
It encodes the following:
- a CDS encoding NAD-dependent epimerase/dehydratase family protein encodes the protein MTSTPLRIAVTGGNGKLGRATVAGLRAAGHTVTVLDMAGPDRTQFTYVDLTDYGQVVDALAGVNDRHEGVDAVAHLGAIPAPGLWSDVATFHNNMNATFNVFQACKRLGIRTIAYASSETVLGLPFETSPPYIPLDEEYETRPESTYSMVKHLEEQMAQKFVRWDPSLSVTALRFSNVMDPADYAEFPSFDADARQRSWNLWGYIDARDGANAIRLALETSRPGYDVFNIFAADTVMSRSNAELVAEVFPGVEIRGELGVNLSLTSTAKAERLLGWVAQHSWRD
- a CDS encoding phosphodiesterase — translated: MTGYESQYPRPEHFLLHLSDTHFLAGERKLYNTLDSEVKLQKLFSELEASGSRPEAIIFTGDLADKGEPDAYRLLKAIVEPAAERLGAEVVWVMGNHDDRSTFATVMLDEPASEDPIDRVIDINGLRIITLDSTVPGHHYGHISDAQLLWLHNVLATPAPHGTILAMHHPPVPSMLDLAVTVELRAQQDLAAVIRGSDIRSIIAGHLHYSTTATFAGIPVSVASATCYTQDLNVAVGGSRSRDGAQSFNLVHVYDETVLHSVVPLGEYDSLSYVTPEQTAAILAQHNITIAPATNPRVVPSIVRV
- a CDS encoding nuclease-related domain-containing protein, producing MIENTGAERTQVPPTFTLEDRPAAYSVIAELLRLQAEVAPRTALKRFFGVRPLHADAASWFSGAHGELKVGALLSRLGTEWTVLHAVPAGTGDSDIDHVAIGPAGVFTINTKRHRGQKIWVGNHVLMVGGHKTDHLRNSRHEAARAAERLTAAAGIPVDVHPIVAIVDAAPFTVKQSPSEVSVMDARSLRRWLKRRKALLDPETVQRISDAAMDSRIWHAAPDLTVDPTYLERFHALNREVNRARIARVLWALAVMIGIGFVAVVYVIPVLTSVLVAAITGA